One Belonocnema kinseyi isolate 2016_QV_RU_SX_M_011 chromosome 6, B_treatae_v1, whole genome shotgun sequence genomic region harbors:
- the LOC117175452 gene encoding uncharacterized protein LOC117175452 yields the protein MNQFFLLTIFIYVALGVVLEDSSIFKEDSSIFKEESNIFKEDPSILNFDALNGNDSTSLDRPDSTYQIDERFAGSSGLFFLHLLKHKLNKLQYLEKIATTPGTLPNCICVPYYQCDRNNNIILDGFGNIDIRLRPCTGNQEVCCYLRIVTTMASMQSMSMRPTMMMTMPMMTMPPMTMPPMTMPPMTMPPMTMPPMTIDYASDDNASYDYASDDNVSNDYASYDYASDDNVSNDYASYD from the exons atgaaccaattttttttactaactaTTTTCATTTATGTGGCACTTGGCGTTGTCCTGGAAGACTCCAGCATTTTCAAGGAAGACTCGagcattttcaaagaagaatcgaACATTTTCAAGGAAGACCCAAGCATTTTGAACTTCGACGCTTTGAATGGAAATGATTCGACTTCTTTGGACAGGCCAGATTCTACGTACCAGATTGATGAGAGATTTGCAGGCTCCAGCGGATTATTCTTTCTGCATCTGCTGAAGCACAAGTTAAACAAGTTGCAGTATTTAGAGAAAATTGCAACGACCCCAGGTACTCTTCCTAATTGCATCTGCGTACCGTACTATCAGTGTGATCGCAACAATAATATAATTCTTGATGGCTTTGGAAATATCGATATTCG ATTGCGACCCTGCACTGGGAACCAGGAAGTATGTTGTTATTTGAGAATCGTGACAACAATGGCATCAATGCAATCAATGTCAATGCGACCGACGATGATGATGACAATGCCAATGATGACAATGCCTCCGATGACAATGCCTCCTATGACTATGCCTCCAATGACTATGCCTCCTATGACTATGCCTCCTATGACTAT TGACTATGCCTCCGATGACAATGCCTCCTATGACTATGCCTCCGATGACAATGTCTCCAATGACTATGCCTCCTATGACTATG
- the LOC117174341 gene encoding nanos homolog 3 — MMKYVIIIPQSNFATSTPIQRKNTSYTAAYWSGGSSGIESPTAQFFPLHKSLEDEINRLFAETNLTLNLGDETEEKNENDIMEDFKNNGKDTEYLPPEEEVQKPLISRRRKNKKPLPTECVFCKNNGETTETYKGHILKDADGKVKCPILRKYQCPICGVMGDNSHTRKYCPQNTDKESVPVANTLKGLRNATGKRRSK, encoded by the exons ATGATGAAGTACGTTATTATTATCCCGCAGTCAAATTTCGCGACTAGTACTCCTATTCAGCGAAAAAATACTTCATACACGGCGGCGTACTGGTCGGGGGGATCCTCTGGGATAGAGTCACCAACCGCGCAATTTTTTCCTTTGCACAAAAGTTTAGAAGACGAGATAAATCGTCTTTTTGCAGAAACTAATCTGACGCTAAATCTTGGTGATGAAAcagaagaaaaaaacgaaaatg ATATAATGGAGGATTTCAAGAATAATGGAAAAGATACTGAGTATCTTCCTCCAGAAGAAGAAGTGCAGAAACCACTGATTTCTAGGAGGAGAAAGAATAAGAAACCTTTGCCAACAGAATGCGTATTCTGTAAGAATAATGGTGAGACCACGGAAACATACAAAGGTCATATTTTAAAAGACGCCGATGGAAAAGTCAAGTGTCCGATTCTaag GAAGTATCAATGCCCTATTTGTGGGGTGATGGGTGATAATTCGCACACCCGCAAATACTGTCCTCAGAATACGGACAAAGAAAGCGTACCAGTGGCAAATACGCTAAAAGGGCTGAGGAATGCGACGGGGAAACGTCGGTCCAAATAG